TAACGCTTGTATCACTAATGAGTTTTTGATAGTTAACATCAGTTTTAAATACTATATTATTCATTTTTCACACTCTAAAGGCACTGCCAAGTACCTCTTTGTTTTTTCGCTCATACATCTTTATAAGCTCGTCGCGCGCTGGTCCCAAATATTTTCTTGGGTCAAACTCGGATGGATTTTTCGCAAAAAATTCCCTTATTTTTGCTGTCATTACAAGCCTACCATCTGTATCAATATTTATTTTGCACACAGCCGATTTTGCAGCTTTTCTCAATTGATCTTCGCTTACACCTATTGCATCTTCTAATTTGCCACCATAAGCATTAATCATATCAACATACTCTTTCAACACACTTGAAGCCCCATGAAGCACAATTGGAAAACCAGGAATGCGCTTTTCTATTTCTTCTAAAATATCAAACCTCAAAGGCGGTGGTTCTTTACCTTTTTCTACTTTAAACTTGTATGCGCCATGGCTTGTGCCTATAGCTATTGCAAGTGAGTCAACTCCAGTTTTTTTGACAAAATCTTCAACATCATCAGGATTTGTATAAATATGCCTGTCAGATGACACATCTTCTTCTATGCCAGCCAATACACCAAGCTCACCTTCTACACTTACATCATACTTATGAGCGTAATCTACCACCTGTTTTGTAATAGCAACGTTTTCTTCATAAGGAAGGTGAGAACCGTCTATCATAACAGACGAAAAACCAAAATCTATACAGCTTTTGCACAATTCAAAACTATCACCATGATCTAAATGCAGACAAATTGGTATTTCTTTTAAATTTTTAGATGCTGCAAGCTCTTTTGCAAACTCAACAGCACCTTGACCCATCCATCTCAAAAGCGTTTGATTGGCATAATTTCTAGCACCTTTTGACACCTGCAAAATTACAGGTGATTGTGTATTTACGCATGCTGTAATAATTGCCTGCAATTGCTCCATATTGTTAAAATTGTAAGCAGGTACCGCATAGCCACCTTCAAAAGCTTTTTTAAACATATCTTTTGTGTTTACAAAACCAAGCTCACTGTAGTGAACCATAATTTCACCTCCAGCTTTATTGTTTTTCTTTTTGCAGGTTTTCAATACGCATCTTTTCCATCGTAAGCTTTAATAAATCATCTTTATGAACAAACTCAACTACTTTTGGCAAACGATAATTTGAAACATTTTCACATGCTATAATGTGTATATTTGAGTTGTCATTGTGGTCACATATATTAAAAAAATTTTGTGTAAAGTATATAAGGTTACTTTCATAAAGCAAAATGCTGTCTTTTTTTGGTATATTTAATTTTTCTAAATCTGCATTTGTAAATTTTGCTCCACTCATATAATCTTTTACATACAAATCATTGCCATTTATATATATACCATAGAGCGCAAAACCCAACGGGCTTGCAATGTCAATTGTCGAATTTGTAGGCGATATTCTAAAAAATCCATCAATGTTTCTTACCTTTGTTTTGGCTTTAAAAATACCTGTTGCAGCTGTTGGAATCTGGGCAGTACTTTCCTGTGGTTTTGGGATGCTTGCACAAGAACTCAAAAAAAATACAAATGAAAAAAGCAACAATAAAAATTTCATATAACTTCCTTTATTCAAAACTTATTGGATAATGCCCGCTAAAACAAGCAAAGCAATACCCGCTTTCGCCTACTATTGATTTTAAATCTTCAAGTGATATGTAGGCTATGGAATCAGCTGTAGCGTACTTTGTAATTTCTTCAATTGTATGGCTTGACGCAATAAGCTCGGTTTTGGTCGGTGTATCAATACCATAAAAGCAAGGATGCGTAACAGGTGGACTTGCTATGCGCAAATGCACTTCTTTGGCACCAGCATTTCTTATCATTTTAACAATACGCCTGCTTGTTGTGCCTCTTACAATAGAATCATCCACAACAACAACCCGTTTATTTTCCAAAACATCACGGGATGGATTCAATTTTAATTTAACGCCAAAATGCCTTATAGAATCTGTAGGCTCTATAAATGTTCTACCTACATAATGGTTTCTTATAATACCCATCTCAAATGGCAAGCCAGAAGCTTGAGCATATCCAATTGCTGCTGGCATGCCAGAATCTGGTACAGCTATTACTATATCAGCATCTACACCTGAAGTTAAAGCAAGTTTTTGACCTATTTTTTTTCTAATTTCATATACATGATTATCCCACAGGTAAGAATCAGGTCTTGCAAAGTATATGTGTTCAAAAACACACCTATAAGAATTCTCTTTTTTAAAAGGCTTAAACGAATTTACACCATATTTATCTACCTTAACTATCTCACCACTTTCAAGCTCTCTGATGAATTTTGCGCCAATTAAATCAAATGCACATGTTTCGCTTGCAAAACAATACGAATCGTTTAATTCACCTATTGCTAAAGGTCTAAAACCCCATGGATCTTTTACAGCATACAAAATATCATTAAATAAAATCACAAGCGAAAAAGCGCCTTTTAGCTGACTTAAAGCACCAATTAGCCTTTCGTCAAAAGAACCTTTCTGCCTTGCTATTAAATGAATAATAACTTCTGTATCGCTATTTGAGCTAAATATAGCACCATCACTTATGAGTTTGTTTTTTATGTTTTGTGCATTGGTTATATTTCCATTATGAGCAATGGCAATATCTCCTAAATCAAAACTTGCAGTCAAGGGCTGTAAGTTTACTAAAGAAGAATCACCGCTTGTTGAGTAACGGGCATGGCCTATGCCAATATCGCCTTTTAAATTTTCTATATCTGCTTTATCAAAAGCTTCCAATACAAGTCCACGCGAACGCTTTTTATAAAAAACACCATTATGCCTTGTTACAATCCCACAACCCTCCTGGCCTCTGTGCTGCAGGGCATGCAAACCCAAATACACATAATTTGACGCTTCTTTTATATTGTATATACCAAAAACTGCGCAATGCTCTCTTAGTTTATCAAATGGGGCTCTCATTTAGATTTTATTCCAAGCACGTCATTCATATCGTAAAAGCCAGGCAATTTATCAACTACCCAGGAAGCTGCCTTGAGAGCACCTTTTGCAAATACATCGCGTGAAGATGCTTTATGTGTAATTTCTATACGTTCTGCATCGCCTGCAAAAATAACAGTATGCTCACCTACTACATCACCGCCACGAAGAGCCATTATGCCTATTTCGTTTTTTGCCCTTGGTGCTTCGCCCACTCTTGAGAATCTTGCATTTTGCTCAAAACTTATGCCCAGACCTTCTGCTACCATATGAGCCAACTTTAAAGCAGTCCCACTTGGAGCGTCTTTTTTTGCTCTATGATGCATTTCTACAATCTCTACATCAAAATCACTGCCCAAATACCGAGCTGTTTCTTTTACAATTTCAAACAGTATATTTACGCCTAAGCTCATATTTGGTGCCATAACTATAGGGCACATTACAGATAGCTTTTTTATTTGCTCAATAGAGTCAGTATCACAACCTGTGGTGCCAATTACAATTGATTTTTTATTTTCACATGCACACCTTACATTTTCAAGTGTGGCTTTACAATTTGTAAAATCAATAACACAGTCACCTTGATCTATACAATCTGATAATTTTTCGCTAACTTTTACATTTATTGGAGAAATACCCAATAGACTGCCTATATCTTTTCCTACACAATCGGTGTTTGCTTCGGTTGCCCCAACAAGTTTAAATTTGTCAGTCTGAATAGCAAGTGTTGCAATGCGTCTGCCCATTTTGCCACACACGCCACAAACTATTAAATTAATCATAGTTTATCCACCCAAAAATTCGTATTCTTTTAACATAGCTTTTAGTTTTTCTTTGTTTGCATTTGACATTTTGCACAATGGCAATCTAAATTCTTCTTCTACAAGACCCATAAGTGCTACAGCTGTTTTAACAGGTATAGGATTGGTTTCAATAAACATCATCTGGTGAAGAGGGTACATTTTATGGTGTAGCGTTTTGGCTTTTTCAAGATCGCCTGACACAAATGCATCGTATTGCTCGCTAACCATTGCGGGTGCTACATTTGATGTAACAGAAATTATGCCAGAACCACCTATAGATAGCATGGGTAGTGTTAAAAAATCATCGCCACTTACCACGCTAAAGCCTTCTTTTGCTTTTTCAAGAATTTCTGAAACCTGGTTTAGCGAGCCGCTTGCTTCTTTTATGCCAATAATATTGTCAATTTCGCTAAGCCTTGCCACCGTATCTGGCAATATGTTAACCGATGTCCTTCCTGGCACATTGTATATAACAACTCCTATATCAACAGCATCTGCTATTGCTTTATAGTGCTGATATAATCCTTCCTGTGTAGGTTTATTATAATATGGCGTTACAGATAAAATTGCATCAGCGCCCAAACTTTGAGCTAATTTTGCCATTTCAATAACTTTTTTTGTATTATTGCTACCAGCACCAGCAAGAACACCTACCTGACCTTTGCATTCTTCAACGCATGAGCCAACAACTTTTTCATATTCATTTAAATCCAGTGTTACAGCTTCTCCTGTAGTACCACATGGTACAATACAATCAATACCATTTTCAATTTGCCTTTTAATTAAATTCCTAAATGATACCTCATCAAACTTGCCATTTTTGAATGGAGTTACAATAGCCGTCATAGCACCTTTTAATTCAAACATATACAACCCCCTTTATTTTAATAATCCCACGCTTCGTCGATCATGGTACCCACAAAACTAAGCATGCTATCACCTTCTAAAAATACCATGTCTATGGGCTCACTGGATTTGGCGTCTTTTATTTGAAAATACACTTTAAGAATTTTCCCAGAACGAGTTCTAACCTCAACGGGCGATATTGCTTTGTTTGTAAGTCCACTAATTAAACTTGAAGCAGTTGCGCCTGTGCCACAAGCTAAAGTTTCTGCTTCTACGCCACGTTCATATGTTCGAATTGTAATCGTATTATCATCTAAAACCTTTACAAAGTTAACATTTGTGCCTGCTGGAGCAAAAATTTCATGATAACGATACTTTGCGCCAAGTTTCGCTACATCTACAGCTTCTATATCATCAACAAATATCACAAGGTGGGGCACACCTGTATTTATAAAATACATTGTTTGGTTATCCAGCTCAACTGTTTTATAATCTGTAGGTCTGGTAAGCTGTACTTTGACTGTATTTATACCTACGATTTCACCATAAATCTTGCCAGCACCTGTTAAAAATGTAGTTTTTGTATCACTTATTATACCTTTTAAATAGGCGAAACGTACAGCACATCTTGAACCATTACCGCACATTGATGCAATGGAGCCATCACTATTATAAAACTGCCATGCAAAATCGCAATCTGGCTCATCTGTATTTTCTATTAGGATAACACCATCTGCACCTATGGATAAACCTCTTTTACAAATGCGCTTAACAAATTCTTCTGTTTTTAAACCGATATTTTCTACAACATGCTCTCTATTGTCTATTAAAATAAAATCATTACCTGAGCCGTTCATCTTAAAAAATTCAATTTTTCGCATTAAATAGTTTCCCCTCTAATTAAATCTTCGAATGTTTCTCTTGCTCTTACTAGTTTTACTTTATCTTTATCTACTAAAACTTCAGCTGGTTTACAACGTGAATTGTAATTACTTGCCATTGTAAAACCATATGCTCCACTGCTAAATATACTAACTAAATCGTTTCTTTCAAGGCTATCTATTTCTCTTGATCTGGCAAAAAAATCACCGCTTTCACAAATTGGACCTACAATATCAGCTGTGATTTTTTGGGCATTCTTTTTTACTACAGGTTCGATTTTGTGGTATGCATCGTACAAACTTGGTCTAATAAGATCATTCATTGCACCATCTACAATGATAAAATTTTTACCTTCATTTTGTTTTCTATACAGGACTTTTGTAACAAATATGCCGCCATTTGCAACTAAAAACCTGCCAGGCTCCAATACAATCAAACTATCCGGAAAATCTTTAAATGCTTCATTGATAAAATTTGCATACTGGTCCAAATCCGGTTCTTTTTCGTTTTCATAAACTACACCAAGTCCACCACCTATATCTATAATATCAAGTTTTATACCCAAAGAAAGTAACTCTCTCATAATATGCGCTACTTTTACTTGCGCTTCAAAAAATGGAGATACATCTGTAAGCTGGCTTCCAATATGGAATTGAATGCCTTTAATACTAATATGCTTCATTTGGGAAGCTTTCTTGTATGCATCTACAATTTGTGTGTGTGATATGCCAAACTTATTTTTCTTTAAACCTGTAGATATATATGGATGAGTTTTTGGATCAACATTTGGGTTTACTCTAAAAGAAACCGGTGCAGTCTTGTTTAGCAAACAAGCAACTTTTTCTATTTCTTCTAATTCTTCAAATGATTCAATATTAAACATTAAAATGTTATTTTCAAGAGCATATTTTATTTCATCTGGCGTTTTGCCAACACCGCTAAATACGATTTTTGTCGTATCAAGACCGGCCTTTTTTGCCCTAAAAATCTCTCCAGCAGATACCACATCTGCACCTGCGCCTAATTTTGCAAATGTGTTTATAACGGCTAAATTGCTGTTTGCTTTAAGCGCAAAGCATATTAAGTGCCTTCTTGAAATTTTTTCATCAAGTTTTTTATATTGAGTTTCAAAATGACTTTTACTGTAAATATAAAGTGGTGTTTTAAACTCTAAAGCAATGTCTGCTACCTTAATATCTTCTACATAAAGCTCGTTATTTTTGTAATAAAACATCAATACCCCCTTATTTAGCCTTAAGTATTATTTTAATTAATATTACTTAATTTGCAAGAAAAATTTATGCAAGACTTGACAAAGTAAAGCTAAAGCTTTATGTATTTGAATATGAAAATCCTGCATTTAGATACACAAAAAGGCTTTAGAGGCGGCGAGCAGCAGCTAATATACCTAGCAGAAGGCTTAAGAGAGCTTGGTATAGATTCTATTATTGCCGCTAAGGATGAGCTATACAAAAAAGCAGGCGCAATGGGTTTTGAAACAATAGACTCAAGTAATTTAAAGCAATTATTAGGTGCAGCAAAACAATGCGACATCTTACATGCTCATGCTTCAAAAGCGCATACTCTGGGCGTTTTTCTTAAATTATTGACAAGAAAACCCCTTGTATACACAAGAAGGGTGGATTATAAACAAAAAAAGATATCAAAACTTAAGTATTTACTAACAGACAAAGTAGTGTGTGTTGCAAAATCTATTGAAAAAGATTTATATGAAAACTTTCACATTCAGGCAGAAACTATTTACAGCTCTGTAGATTTTGATTTGATTGACAAAGTAGATATAAAAAAAGTAGAAACTATTAAAAAGCAATACGGACCCTTAATAATTGGAAACATTGGAGCGCTAACTGCTCAAAAAGATCACAAAACTCTAATTGATGCAGCAAGCCAGCTTGATAAAAGCTATACTTTCCTGATACTTGGCGAAGGAAATTTAAAGCAAGAGTTAGAGATATACGCAAAACAAAAAGGTGTTAACAATATTGTGTTTTTGGGTTTTAGGGATGATATACAAAACTATCTGGCTGCATTTGATCTGTTTGTAATATCATCCCAAAACGAAGGTATATGTTCAAGCATACTTCAGGCATTTTTATTTAAAATACCTGTTGTTGCAACAAATGCTGGCGGAGTAAGTGAGCTTATTGGTGATAACCAAAGGGGCTTAATTGTTCCTATTAAAGATGCTAAAAAGTTATCTGAAAACATTCAAAGACTTATTTTAGACAAAGAGCTTTCTAAAAAACTTGCAAACCAAGCGTTTGAGTTTGTTAAGGATTTTAACTATAAGATTGCGTCAAAAAAATACCTTGATATTTACAATAACCTTTCAAAGAAAGTTTGATTTTAAAAGAAATTTTGTATAAAATGCACTAAGTTTTGGAGAAAAATTTGTTGATTGACGATTTAAAATTGCCTAAATCTTACTTTAAAAGCATAGAATTTACAATGCAAGTAGGATGTTCTGTGGGCTGCAATTTTTGCCCTCAAGGTATATTTGTAAAAAACTATAAGTCAAACATAAAAAGCTTTACGCTTGAAACTTTTAAAAAAGCGCTTACAAACATCAAAAACTCTACAATTGAAGAAGTAAAATTCAGCGGCTTTAGCGAACCATTAGAAAACAGCGATATTTATGATTGTATATTAGAAGCCTATACACAAGGCTTTCGTGTTGAGCTCATAACAACGCTAAAAAACTTTTCAGAGACTGGCTTTAAAAAAATAAAAGATTTGCCCATAAAATGCCACGTAAGCATACAGCCGCCCAATTTAAACAATAGGAAGGGTCTAAGCGATGCGACAGCGTGGAACAATGTAGAGCAGCTTTTATCTTTAAAGCCAAAATGTGAGCTTGTATTTGGCTGCTTGGATAACGGCTTAACACAACAAAACAAAAATGACTTGCAAAATATTGAAAACAGACTCAATATAGCAATAAAGTATGAAAGATACACAACAAGGGCAGGGTATGCGGGTTCTGTCTTAAAAACAAATGCTCACAAAAAACTTGTTTGCAAGCACAATTTAGGTCAAGTTGCTCTGCCAAATGGCGATTTAGCTTTATGCTGTATGGATTTTGGGCTAAAGCATATTGTAGGAAATATTTTTAGTGAGCACTACAATGATATTTTAAACGGTGAAAAACTTAAAAGTATAGTGCAAATAATGCTTGGCCAAAAAGAAGGTGAAATTTTGTGTCAAACCTGCGAGTATGCAAAAGCAATACCAGGCTTCTTAAGTCCTAAATGTTATGTAAACGCGCGAGAGTCTTTTAAAAATCTCCGCGATAAACTTGTCCCCAAAAATAGTTCAACCAGAAAAAAGCTTGATGCGCTATTTAGATAATTAAACCAGATTTAAAGAGGCTTTTGCATCTATTAAATCAAAATCAAATGTTGCAAGATCCATCCTGAATTGAGCAGCTTTTGCTATCATCAAAGCATTATCAGTACAAAGACTAATTGAAGGCAAATATAAATTTAAATTATTTTCCGTGGCAAGTTGACTCATCTGTTGTCTAAGTAATGAATTTGCACTAACACCACCTGCCAACACAAGTCTACTTATTTTATATTTTTTTAATGCTAAAAGTGTTTTTTCACACAATACATCAACACAAGCCTTTTGGAATGAAGCTGCTACATCGCATATAAAAGTTTTTGACAGGTCTTTTGATTTTTCGACAAGGTTTTTGACATATGTCTTAACACCACTAAAGCTAAAATTAAGCGTGTTCTTTTGAGACAAACCCTTTGGAATTCTGAAACTATAAGGGTTGCCATTTTTTGACAATCTGTCAATAACTGGACCGCCAGGATAGCCAAGCCCAAGAATCCTTGCTACTTTATCAAAGGCCTCCCCGACCGCATCATCTAAGGTTTTCCCAAGTAATTGATACTTACCGAATTTTTCTACCAGAAAAAGATGCGTATGTGCACCAGAAACAATAAGAACAATAAATGGAAAATCTATGTCGTTTTCAATAAAGTTTGCAAAAATATGACCTTCTATGTGATTTATCGGTATTATGGGCAAATGGTATCTATATGCTAAACCTTTCGCATAACTTACACCTACAAGTAATGATGGCAAAAGTCCAGGACCAATTGTAACTGCAATAAAATCTATATCTTTTATATTACACTGAGCTTGTTTTAAAGCTTCCTTTGTAGCCTGGTCAATATTTTCAAAATGGGTTCTAGCAGCCTGTTCGGGCATTATGCCCCCATATGCTTCGTGGACAAAATTTTGCGATATAACTATGTTTGATTTTTTGCCTTCACCCAAAATTGCACAAGATGTATCATCGCAAGATGTATCAAACGCCAAGATTATTGACATTGAATCAAGTTCTCCTTAATATCTTTAAGGTATGGCTTTAGTTTATCTTTTAAATGAACAATAGCTTCATAATCTACAATATTGTCATGTCCAATAACTATAACATTTTTGCCTTGCTTTGCAAGTTTTATTGCATCAAGCAAATTATGTTTTACATAATTAAAACGTTTTTTATTATCGATAAACATATCCCGTACAGCGTAAGGTACTTTGTATCGACAAGCAAGTTTGTAGCCTACACTATTTGGTGTAGTCAGGCTATCCACAAAAAAAAGGTTATGTTGTTTCAAAAACTCCATAACATCGCTCATCTTAACTGAGCTTTGCAAGAATTTTGAACCCATGTGGTTATTAAAACCGCTTGCACAAGGGATATTGCGCATAGCCCTGTCTAATTGTTCAAATATATCTTTTTTTGAGTCAGACACTCTTAGAAAAAGTGGATAATTGTTATTTAAATACTTATCTATAGACTCGCTTGGCATATGCAGCATTACAGTATATCCCTTTTTACAAAAATCACCCGACATATGAACAAAAGGTGTATCTGGTATAAAAGAAAAGGCTAAAGGCAAATTGATATCCAGAAATTTTTGCATAACATAGTGATCATAGCCCATATCGTCGATTATTATAGAAATACTGCCTTTAGCAAAAGAAAGTTTAGGAAACAATAAAAAGCTTAGAAAGAGCCATAAAATGAAGCTCTTCCCAAGCAAAATATTTATTTTTTGGGCCATTCTGCAATCTGGGCTTTCAATATATTAATAGCTGTTAAAAGCTGGAAGTCCTGAGTAGTTTGTGGCTCTTGAATAACTTGCTGTGGTTTTGATTGTTCTGTTTCGTTGCTTGTTAGATGATTAATAAGGTTTTCTTCTCTTAGGGCATAGCCAAAATCTTCCTGCTCTACCTTTGCGGGTTTTACTTCAACATTTGGTACAATGCCAACAGCCTGTATACTATGGCCATCTGGTGTGTAGTATTTTGCAGTTGTAAGTCTTAGGGCATAACCATCTTCAAGAGGTATTATGCTTTGTACACTTCCTTTTCCAAAACTTCTTGTACCTACAAGAACAGCTGTTTTATGATCTTTCAGGCATCCTGCTACGATTTCTGCAGCTGAAGCTGTTCCAGAGTTTATCAAAACTGCGATAGGCATATGCGGTACTTTTTCGTCTTTTGCATAAAATACCTGATCGTCGCTTTTATTTCTACCTTTAATTGATACAATTACACCTTTATTTACAAAAAGGTTTGATACGCCAATTGCTTCGGTTAATAAACCGCCTGGGTTATCTCTTAAATCAATCACAAGACCTTTAATATGTTTTTTCTCCAATGCATCAAGTGCATTTTTTACAGCTTTTGTTGTACCTTCTTGAAACTGGATAATTCTTATGTAGCCTATACCATCTAAGTCTTTATAATCCACGCTTTTTATGTGTATAATTTCTCGCTTTATATTAAAAATCAATGGCTTTTTCTCGTTCTTTCTTCCAATAACAAGCCTTACTTCACTACCTGGTTTGCCTCTTAGTAACTTTACCGCTTCATCTAAGCTCATGCCCAGAGTGCTTTTGTTATTTATCTGTAGTATTATATCTCCTGCTTTAATACCCGCTTTGTAGGCTGGTGTTCCTTCAATAGGTGTAACAACTGTTATCAGTCCGTCTTTTAGCGTAATTGATGTACCAATACCACCAAACTCTCCTGATGTAGATACCTGCAAATCTTTATATTCTTGTGGCGTCATAAATGCTGAGTGTGGATCAAGTGAGCTTACCATGCCTTTTGTGGCATTTATTATGAGCTCAGATGGACTTACTTTGTCAACATACTGAGACTGCACTATAGCTAGAACTTGAGAAAACATTTTTAAATCATTGTATTGATTTGATGTAGCTTCCGTTGGTGTAACACGAAAACTCAAAACAGCTGTAGCAATAATAAGTAGACTGACAACTATGCCTACTAAAAATAAAAAGCGGTTTTTCATAAACCTAACCTCCTAAATATCTTCTATTGATAAAATTTAATGGATTAACAGGAACCGAACCTTTCCTTAATTCAAAATGTAAAATATCACCACTTAGATGACCAATAATCTGACCTTCATTAACCATCTGACCCTTTGACACATTTGGATTTACATGCGCATATATACTATAGTAATCATTCAAATGATTTATAATTATAACGCCGCCTAGACCAGGAATTGTTCCAACATAGTCTACCTGACCTTTTGCTATGGCTCTAATTGGCGAGCCTGCTTTCGCTTTTATATCTATGCCATCATTTCTGGTTTGCACATTAAATACTGGGTTTGTTTTTACACCAAAATTATCAACAATAACACCTTCAACGGGCGGTCTTAAGCCTGTGTGTAAATTTTCAAGTTTCATTCTGCTTTCTGCTTCTTCCTGTTGTTTTTTTAACTCTTGAGCCTTTTTGTATTGTTGGAGTTTTAGTAGTCTTTGTCTTTCAAGCTCCCTTTGTCGTTTAAGTTCTTCCTGTCTTCTAATTTCTTCTTGTATTATTTTATTTAATACTGATTGTAAATAATTCCTTTGCCTTTGAAGGTAAACTATATCATTAATGTAAGCTTGTTTCAACCGTGCTGCTTCTTGTGCCAGTACAGCTATTTTGTTTTTTTGCTGTGCAATGGCATTTTTTTGTTCATTTATGCTGGCAATTAATTTTAGCTGATTGTTTTTTTTGAGTACAAGCTCCTGCTTTTGTTTGTTTAACAACACCTGATGTTCCATGTATGATTTTATTCGCCCTTGTAAATAATGCGCAATTTTTTTATTCATGTATTCGTAATAAAGTCCTTGTGGAAAATATTTTTCAATATTATAAAAGTAATAATAGGCTTTAAGGGCTTTTGAACTTTTGGACTTTTCTTCGTTTAATTTTATAGTTAGTTCTTCTATGCTTTTATTTAAACTCTCAATTTCTGCTGATAATTTTTTTAAATTTTCTTCTTGAGCGCGCAGTTTTTTTTCCAAAACCTGTACTTTTGCATTAAGATCTCTTAATTGGTTGGTGTATGTTATATATTTTTTTTCTGCGAGATTGTAGTGATACTGTTTGTTTGAAATCGATGTGTTTATTTGTTTTATTTGACTTTCTAATTCCTGTTTTTGGCTACCATAAGCTAAAACAGTGCAAAGAAGGGTTATTAAGACTACAAGAAGTGCACTAAATTTTTTCATCTTCAATAAAAAACACAAACAAACTCAAAATTGTCAAGATTATAAGCGAAAAAACTATATATAAACCTGAACTTACGCCAAAAGAAATCAATATATCGTTTTGATAAGCTGGTACTAAATTGATATAATTAATGTACAAAAACATTATGATAGAACCTAAAATTACTGAAAACAAGCTCGCAAATAACCATGAAACAATTGTTTGTTTTAAAAAAATTAAAAAAATCCTTAATCTTTTTATACCAAATAGCTTTAGTTTATTGTAATTGCTGCGTTGTAAATCGTACGAAATTTTTAAAAGCAAAGCTAAAATAATAATTTCAAGTAATATAAAAGTGCCAAGCAAAACATACGAAAATTCTTTAAAAGTTAGTGTGGTTTGGCTGATATTTGCAAACAAACCCTTTGGAATACGCA
This sequence is a window from Desulfurella sp.. Protein-coding genes within it:
- a CDS encoding permease-like cell division protein FtsX, with the protein product MKKDSTRLVITFIMLIFLLIISFSASILYTVNNYLESKRSNVPVFVFFKDNVSKEQALSYANSLKTHAGVKSVKFIDKSEALSDILSKLNLPLQQFSENPLPYSLEIFLKPQFAAEPPNINSIEKTLKSNNLIDEVRIPKGLFANISQTTLTFKEFSYVLLGTFILLEIIILALLLKISYDLQRSNYNKLKLFGIKRLRIFLIFLKQTIVSWLFASLFSVILGSIIMFLYINYINLVPAYQNDILISFGVSSGLYIVFSLIILTILSLFVFFIEDEKI